The Theropithecus gelada isolate Dixy chromosome X, Tgel_1.0, whole genome shotgun sequence genome includes a window with the following:
- the CFP gene encoding properdin — protein MITEGAQAPCLLLPPLLLLLTLPATGSDPVVCFTQYEESSGKCKGLLGGGVSVEDCCLNTAYAYQERNGGLCQPCRSPQWSLWSTWAPCSVTCSEGSQLRYRRCVGWNGQCSEKVALGTLEWQLQACEDKQCCPEIGGWSDWGPWEPCSVTCSKGMRTRRRACDHPAPKCGGHCPGEAQESEACDTQQVCPTHGAWAAWGPWTPCSGSCHGGPHEPKETRSRTCSAPEPSKKPPGKPCPELAYEHRKCTGLPPCPVAGGWGPWGPVSPCPVTCGLGQTIERRTCNRPVPQHGGPSCAGDATRTHICNTAVPCPVDGEWDLWGQWSTCVRRNMKSISCEEIPGQQSRRRTCKGRKFDGHRCTGQQQDIRHCYSIQHCPLTGSWSEWSTWGLCMPPCGPNPTRARQRLCTPLLPKYPPTVSMVEGQGEKNVTFWGRPLPRCEELQGQKLVVEEKRPCLHVPACKDPEEEKL, from the exons ATGATCACAGAGGGAGCGCAGGCCCCTTGCTTGCTGctgccgccgctgctgctgctgctcaccCTGCCAGCCACAG GCTCAGACCCCGTGGTCTGCTTCACCCAGTATGAAGAATCCTCCGGCAAGTGCAAGGGCCTCCTGGGGGGTGGTGTCAGCGTGGAAGACTGCTGTCTCAACACTGCCTATGCCTACCAGGAACGTAATGGCGGGCTCTGTCAGCCTTGCAG GTCCCCACAATGGTCCCTGTGGTCCACATGGGCCCCCTGTTCGGTGACATGCTCTGAGGGCTCCCAGCTGCGGTACCGGCGCTGTGTGGGCTGGAACGGGCAGTGCTCTGAGAAGGTGGCACTTGGGACCCTGGAGTGGCAGCTTCAGGCCTGTGAGGACAAGCAGTGCTGTCCTG AGATAGGCGGCTGGTCTGACTGGGGGCCCTGGGAGCCTTGCTCCGTCACCTGCTCCAAAGGGATGCGGACCCGCAGACGAGCCTGTGATCACCCTGCCCCCAAGTGTGGAGGCCACTGCCCGGGAGAGGCACAGGAATCAGAGGCCTGTGACACCCAGCAGGTCTGCCCCA CACACGGGGCCTGGGCCGCCTGGGGTCCCTGGACCCCCTGCTCAGGATCCTGCCACGGTGGACCCCACGAACCTAAGGAGACACGAAGCCGCACGTGTTCCGCACCTGAGCCTTCCAAGAAGCCTCCTGGGAAGCCCTGCCCAGAGCTAGCCTATGAGCATCGGAAGTGCACCGGCCTGCCGCCTTGCCCAG tggctgggggctgggggccttGGGGCCCTGTGAGCCCCTGCCCTGTGACCTGTGGCCTGGGCCAGACCATAGAACGACGGACGTGCAATCGCCCTGTGCCCCAGCATGGAGGCCCCTCCTGTGCTGGTGATGCCACCCGGACCCACATCTGCAACACAGCCGTGCCCTGCCCTG TGGATGGAGAGTGGGACTTGTGGGGACAGTGGAGCACCTGTGTCCGCCGGAACATGAAGTCCATCAGCTGTGAAGAAATCCCGGGCCAGCAGTCACGCCGGAGGACCTGCAAGGGCCGCAAGTTTGACGGACATCGATGTACCGGGCAACAACAGGATATTCGGCACTGCTACAGCATCCAGCACTGCCCCT TGACAGGATCATGGTCAGAGTGGAGTACCTGGGGGCTGTGCATGCCCCCCTGTGGACCTAATCCTACCCGTGCCCGCCAGCGCCTCTGCACACCCTTGCTCCCCAAGTACCC GCCCACCGTTTCCATGGTCGAAGGTCAGGGCGAGAAGAACGTGACCTTCTGGGGGAGACCGCTGCCACGGTGTGAGGAGCTACAGGGGCAGAAGCTGGTGGTGGAGGAGAAACGACCATGTCTACACGTGCCTGCTTGCAAAGACCCTGAGGAAGAGAAACTCTAA